In Streptomyces alboniger, the following are encoded in one genomic region:
- a CDS encoding SIS domain-containing protein: MSRTAAEIATQPACWHRAAEAAASFTGFPEPGERVAVTGCGTSWFMAIAYAALREAAGQGETDAFASSEFPAGRRYDRVVAITRSGTTTEVLELLGRLKGTVPTLALTADPKTPVMDAADAVAVLDWADERSVVQTRFATTALAFLRAGLGDVPGVKSVAQAAVDAELAVTEPLPDAVVSAEQWTFLGRGWTYGLALEAALKMREAAGAWTESYPAMEYRHGPISITGPGRVTWMFGTLPEGLAGDVARVGGELVARQEADPLADLIRAQRLAVALAESRGFDPDRPRNLTRSVILS; the protein is encoded by the coding sequence ATGTCGCGTACCGCAGCAGAAATAGCCACTCAGCCCGCCTGCTGGCACCGGGCGGCGGAGGCGGCGGCCTCCTTCACGGGGTTCCCCGAGCCGGGTGAGCGGGTCGCCGTCACCGGGTGCGGGACGTCGTGGTTCATGGCGATCGCGTACGCGGCTCTGCGCGAGGCCGCCGGACAGGGCGAGACGGACGCCTTCGCGTCGTCGGAGTTCCCGGCCGGGCGGCGCTACGACCGGGTGGTGGCGATCACCCGGTCCGGCACGACGACGGAGGTCCTCGAACTGCTCGGCCGGCTGAAGGGGACGGTCCCGACGCTCGCCCTGACCGCCGACCCGAAGACCCCGGTGATGGACGCGGCGGACGCGGTGGCGGTCCTGGACTGGGCGGACGAGCGGTCGGTCGTCCAGACCCGCTTCGCCACGACCGCGCTCGCCTTCCTGCGGGCCGGGCTCGGTGACGTCCCGGGCGTGAAGTCGGTGGCGCAGGCGGCGGTGGACGCGGAGCTGGCGGTGACGGAGCCGCTGCCGGACGCGGTGGTCTCGGCGGAGCAGTGGACGTTCCTGGGGCGCGGCTGGACGTACGGCCTCGCGCTGGAGGCGGCGCTGAAGATGCGGGAGGCGGCGGGCGCCTGGACGGAGTCGTACCCGGCGATGGAGTACCGCCACGGGCCGATCTCCATCACCGGCCCCGGCCGGGTGACGTGGATGTTCGGCACGCTGCCGGAGGGCCTCGCCGGTGACGTGGCCCGTGTCGGCGGCGAACTGGTGGCCCGCCAGGAGGCGGACCCCCTGGCGGACCTGATCCGCGCGCAGCGGCTGGCGGTGGCGCTGGCGGAATCCCGCGGCTTCGACCCGGACCGGCCGCGGAATCTGACGCGGAGCGTGATCCTCAGCTAG
- a CDS encoding YncE family protein, producing the protein MVRLFAGSRRCRVRLVRLALGSVLAAMACASAAASTGPPPEPRPASKAPHKDFPMRIAAYVANSGSGTVSSADVRLERPVATTTVGTGPTGVGAAPDGSHVYVANGVSDSVTFIETVSRKAVATVPVGSYPFSAAPSRDGRWVLAANWGSGNVSVIDTASRRVIATPAVGELPHSVATLPDGTAYVTNSGSNNVTVLSRGHEPVARIPVGDFPSGITATVKGDRVYAANTGSGSISVIDPVTRKVTATWPVGKAPLGLGVSPDGQRLYAADSGADVLLVIDTATGGVLSRVPVGKTPQGVAVSPGGSRVWVTNEDSDTVSVVDPGLTKVRTTLRTGHQPEGIAITPR; encoded by the coding sequence ATGGTGAGACTCTTCGCAGGCAGCCGCCGCTGCCGTGTCCGTCTGGTCCGTCTGGCGCTCGGGTCCGTGCTCGCCGCCATGGCGTGCGCTTCCGCCGCCGCGTCCACCGGGCCGCCCCCGGAGCCGCGGCCCGCGTCGAAGGCGCCCCACAAGGACTTCCCGATGCGCATCGCCGCGTACGTGGCCAACAGCGGCTCCGGGACCGTCTCCTCCGCCGACGTCCGCCTGGAGAGGCCCGTCGCCACCACGACGGTGGGCACTGGACCGACCGGCGTGGGCGCGGCCCCCGACGGCTCCCACGTGTACGTGGCCAACGGCGTGTCCGACTCGGTCACCTTCATCGAGACGGTCAGCCGCAAGGCCGTGGCGACCGTGCCGGTCGGGTCCTATCCGTTCTCGGCCGCTCCGAGCCGGGACGGGCGCTGGGTGCTCGCGGCGAACTGGGGCAGCGGCAACGTCTCCGTCATCGACACCGCGAGTCGCCGGGTCATCGCGACGCCCGCGGTCGGTGAACTCCCGCACAGCGTCGCCACCTTGCCCGACGGGACCGCCTACGTCACCAACAGCGGCAGCAACAACGTCACCGTCCTGTCCAGGGGGCACGAGCCCGTGGCCCGGATCCCCGTGGGCGACTTCCCCAGCGGGATCACCGCCACGGTGAAGGGGGACAGGGTCTACGCCGCCAACACGGGCTCCGGGAGCATCTCCGTCATCGACCCGGTCACCCGCAAGGTGACGGCCACCTGGCCGGTCGGCAAGGCCCCGCTCGGCCTGGGAGTCAGCCCCGACGGGCAGCGGCTGTACGCCGCGGATTCCGGGGCCGACGTGCTCCTCGTCATCGACACCGCGACCGGCGGTGTCCTCTCCCGGGTGCCCGTGGGCAAGACACCCCAGGGCGTGGCCGTCAGTCCGGGCGGCAGCCGGGTCTGGGTCACCAACGAGGACTCCGACACCGTATCCGTGGTCGACCCGGGCCTCACGAAGGTACGCACGACCCTGCGCACCGGCCACCAGCCCGAGGGCATCGCCATCACCCCGAGGTGA
- a CDS encoding ROK family protein yields MRHVIALDVGGTGMKAALVGADGTLLHEARRPTGRDRGPEAVVASILDFAADLRAHGIAHLGEPAAAAGVAVPGIVDAARGIAVYAANLGWSDVPLRDLLSARLAGVPVALGHDVRTGGLAEGRLGAGKGADRFLFVPLGTGIAGAIGIGGAIEPGAHGSAGEIGHIVVRPEGPPCGCGQRGCLERLASAAAVSRAWAEASGDPEADAADCAKAVESGDPRAQEVWRDAVDALADGLLTALTLLDPNTLIIGGGLAEAGETLFTPLRAAVAARVVQFQTLPEIVPAALGDTAGCLGAGLLAWDLLDRAAPTDPTEVTT; encoded by the coding sequence GTGAGACACGTCATCGCCCTCGATGTGGGCGGCACCGGAATGAAGGCCGCCCTGGTAGGGGCGGACGGCACCCTGCTGCACGAGGCACGCCGTCCGACGGGCCGCGACCGCGGCCCCGAAGCGGTCGTCGCGTCCATCCTCGACTTCGCGGCGGACCTCCGCGCCCACGGCATCGCCCACCTCGGCGAACCCGCCGCGGCGGCGGGCGTCGCCGTGCCCGGCATCGTCGACGCCGCCCGCGGCATCGCGGTCTACGCGGCCAACCTCGGCTGGAGCGACGTCCCCCTGCGGGACCTCCTCAGCGCCCGCCTGGCAGGCGTCCCCGTGGCCCTCGGCCACGACGTCCGCACCGGCGGCCTCGCCGAGGGCCGCCTCGGCGCGGGCAAGGGCGCCGACCGCTTCCTGTTCGTGCCCCTGGGCACCGGCATCGCGGGAGCCATCGGCATCGGCGGAGCCATCGAACCCGGCGCCCACGGCTCGGCCGGCGAGATCGGCCACATCGTCGTACGCCCCGAAGGACCGCCCTGCGGCTGCGGCCAGCGCGGCTGCCTGGAGCGCCTGGCCTCCGCGGCCGCGGTCAGCAGGGCCTGGGCCGAGGCGAGCGGAGACCCGGAGGCGGACGCCGCGGACTGCGCGAAGGCCGTGGAGTCGGGCGACCCCAGGGCCCAGGAGGTCTGGCGCGACGCCGTCGACGCCCTCGCCGACGGCCTGCTCACCGCCCTCACCCTGCTGGACCCGAACACGCTGATCATCGGTGGCGGTCTCGCCGAGGCCGGGGAAACGTTGTTCACGCCGCTGCGGGCCGCCGTCGCGGCCCGCGTCGTCCAGTTCCAGACGCTGCCGGAGATCGTCCCCGCGGCCCTCGGCGACACCGCCGGGTGCCTGGGCGCGGGCCTGCTCGCCTGGGACCTGCTCGACCGAGCAGCTCCCACCGACCCCACGGAGGTAACCACCTGA
- the nagA gene encoding N-acetylglucosamine-6-phosphate deacetylase: protein MATSKVLAGARVVLPTGTVPDGRVIVDGTRVAGVAPAGAETLDLTGHWLVPGFVDLHNHGGGGASFTSGTVEDVLKGVHTHRLHGTTTLVASTVTGDMDFLAQRAGLLSELAEQGDIAGIHFEGPFISPCRKGAHSESLLRHPDPADVRKLIDAARGHAKMLTLATELPGGIDSVRLLAEHGVIAAIGHTDATYEQTVEAIDAGATVATHLFNAMPGLGHRAPGPIAALLEDERVTVELINDGTHLHPAALELAFHRAGADRVAFITDAMDAAGFGDGRYMLGPLEVEVRDSVARLVEGGSIAGSTLTLDRAFKRSVTVDGISVEDTVRALSANPARLLGMYDAVGSLEPGKDADLVVLDADFDVKGVMRKGAWVVEPA from the coding sequence ATGGCCACTAGCAAGGTTCTCGCCGGTGCCCGGGTGGTACTGCCCACCGGAACCGTCCCCGACGGCCGCGTCATCGTCGACGGCACCCGCGTCGCCGGCGTCGCACCCGCCGGCGCGGAGACGCTCGACCTCACCGGCCACTGGCTCGTCCCCGGCTTCGTCGACCTGCACAACCACGGCGGCGGCGGCGCCTCCTTCACCTCCGGCACGGTCGAGGACGTACTCAAGGGCGTCCACACGCACCGCCTGCACGGCACCACCACCCTCGTCGCCTCCACCGTGACCGGCGACATGGACTTCCTCGCCCAGCGCGCCGGACTGCTGAGCGAGCTGGCCGAGCAGGGCGACATCGCGGGCATCCACTTCGAGGGCCCCTTCATCTCGCCGTGCCGCAAGGGCGCGCACAGCGAGAGCCTGCTCAGACACCCCGACCCCGCGGACGTCCGCAAGCTGATCGACGCGGCACGCGGCCACGCGAAGATGCTCACGCTCGCCACGGAACTGCCGGGCGGCATCGACTCGGTGCGCCTCCTCGCCGAGCACGGCGTCATCGCGGCCATCGGCCACACGGACGCGACGTACGAACAGACGGTGGAGGCCATCGACGCGGGCGCCACCGTCGCCACGCACCTCTTCAACGCGATGCCCGGCCTCGGCCACCGTGCGCCGGGCCCGATCGCCGCCCTCCTGGAGGACGAGCGGGTCACCGTCGAGCTGATCAACGACGGCACGCATCTGCACCCCGCCGCCCTGGAGCTGGCCTTCCACCGCGCGGGCGCGGACCGCGTCGCCTTCATCACCGACGCGATGGACGCGGCGGGCTTCGGCGACGGCCGGTACATGCTCGGCCCGCTGGAGGTCGAGGTGAGGGACAGCGTGGCGCGGCTCGTCGAGGGCGGCTCGATCGCGGGCTCCACGCTGACCCTGGACCGCGCCTTCAAGCGCTCGGTGACCGTCGACGGGATCTCCGTCGAGGACACCGTCCGCGCCCTGTCCGCCAACCCGGCCAGGCTCCTCGGGATGTACGACGCGGTCGGCTCCCTGGAGCCCGGCAAGGACGCGGACCTGGTCGTCCTCGACGCGGACTTCGACGTCAAGGGCGTGATGCGCAAGGGCGCGTGGGTGGTCGAACCCGCATAA
- a CDS encoding 1-phosphofructokinase family hexose kinase, translated as MILTVTLNTALDLTYRVPALTPHTSHRVTEVTERPGGKGVNVARVLAALGHAVTVTGFAGGDTGRALRERLATEPRLTDALVPVAGATRRTLAVVDAATGDTTQLNEPGPTVTPAEWAAFLDSYEQLARHEGTTAIALCGSLPPGVPVGAYALLIRAARAARVPVLLDTSGEPLRRGVAARPDIVKPNADELAELTGSHEPERATRDARRRGAHAVVASLGADGLLALTPDGGWRARPPKRVRGNPTGAGDSAVAGLLSGLAEGLPWPERLARAVALSAATVAAPVAGEFDPTTYEDLLARVAVTDAVPAST; from the coding sequence GTGATCCTCACCGTCACGCTGAACACCGCACTCGACCTCACCTACCGCGTCCCCGCCCTCACCCCGCACACCTCGCACCGCGTCACCGAGGTGACCGAACGCCCCGGCGGCAAGGGCGTGAACGTCGCCCGTGTCCTCGCCGCCCTCGGCCACGCCGTGACCGTCACCGGCTTCGCGGGCGGCGACACCGGACGCGCCCTGCGCGAGCGGCTGGCCACCGAGCCCCGCCTCACGGACGCGCTCGTCCCGGTCGCGGGCGCCACCCGCCGCACCCTCGCCGTGGTCGACGCGGCGACCGGCGACACCACCCAGCTCAACGAACCGGGCCCCACCGTGACCCCCGCCGAGTGGGCCGCCTTCCTCGACTCCTACGAGCAGTTGGCGCGCCACGAGGGCACCACGGCGATCGCGCTCTGCGGCAGCCTGCCCCCCGGGGTGCCCGTGGGCGCGTACGCCCTCCTCATACGTGCCGCGCGCGCCGCCCGTGTCCCGGTCCTGCTCGACACCAGCGGGGAGCCGCTGCGCCGGGGCGTGGCCGCCCGCCCCGACATCGTCAAGCCCAACGCGGACGAACTCGCCGAGCTGACCGGCTCCCACGAGCCCGAGCGGGCCACCCGCGACGCCCGCCGCAGGGGCGCGCACGCGGTGGTCGCCTCGCTCGGCGCGGACGGCCTGCTCGCGCTCACCCCGGACGGCGGCTGGCGGGCGCGGCCCCCGAAGCGCGTACGCGGCAATCCGACCGGCGCCGGCGACTCGGCGGTCGCGGGGCTGCTGTCCGGGCTCGCCGAGGGCCTGCCGTGGCCGGAGCGGCTCGCCCGCGCGGTCGCCCTGTCGGCGGCGACCGTGGCGGCGCCGGTGGCGGGCGAGTTCGACCCGACGACATACGAGGACCTGTTGGCGCGGGTCGCGGTGACCGACGCCGTACCCGCCAGTACTTAA
- a CDS encoding class II fructose-bisphosphate aldolase, which produces MPLVSTGELVARARAAGHGVAAFNVITLEHAEAIALGAERAGSPAILQISENAVKFHGGGLSAIAAATAAVARASSASLALHLDHVTDAELLRAAHPAGFSSVMFDASKLSYGENVKATAEAVRWGHERGIWVEAELGEVGGKEGEPPLDAHAPGVRTDPAEAAAYVRDTGVDALAVAVGSSHAMTERTATLDHELIASLASAVPAPLVLHGSSGVPDEEIRRAIASGMVKINVGTALNTAFTGEVRAYLAAHEQGVDPRKYLAPAREAMAGTVAGFLGLLT; this is translated from the coding sequence GTGCCACTCGTCAGCACCGGGGAACTCGTCGCGCGGGCGCGTGCGGCGGGCCATGGCGTCGCCGCGTTCAACGTCATCACGCTGGAGCACGCCGAGGCGATCGCGCTGGGCGCCGAGCGCGCCGGGTCCCCGGCGATCCTCCAGATCTCCGAGAACGCGGTGAAGTTCCACGGCGGCGGCCTCTCCGCGATCGCGGCGGCGACGGCGGCCGTGGCCCGCGCCTCCTCGGCCTCCCTCGCCCTCCACCTGGACCACGTGACGGACGCCGAACTGCTGCGGGCCGCGCACCCGGCGGGCTTCAGCTCGGTCATGTTCGACGCGTCGAAGCTGAGTTACGGCGAGAACGTGAAGGCGACGGCGGAGGCCGTGCGCTGGGGCCACGAGCGCGGCATCTGGGTCGAGGCGGAGCTGGGCGAGGTCGGCGGCAAGGAGGGCGAGCCCCCGCTGGACGCGCACGCGCCGGGCGTACGCACCGACCCGGCGGAGGCCGCCGCGTACGTCAGGGACACCGGCGTGGACGCCCTCGCGGTGGCTGTCGGCTCCTCCCACGCGATGACGGAACGCACGGCCACCCTGGACCACGAGTTGATCGCGTCCCTGGCGTCGGCCGTTCCCGCACCCCTGGTCCTGCACGGCTCAAGTGGCGTACCGGACGAGGAGATCCGCCGCGCGATCGCCTCCGGCATGGTGAAGATCAACGTCGGTACGGCGCTCAACACGGCGTTCACAGGCGAGGTCCGCGCCTACCTCGCGGCGCACGAACAGGGCGTCGACCCCCGGAAATACCTCGCCCCGGCTCGCGAGGCGATGGCCGGGACGGTGGCGGGGTTCCTGGGCCTGCTGACGTAG
- a CDS encoding carbohydrate-binding protein produces the protein MTPGNNGENTPSAPQGDDDPFGYLYEDGQAAGATPPGGGGGYGYPGPRSYNQVRAVGDRRPSYGQAQATQPYGQQVPQQQAQQPYGRPNPHYTAPEAQPGGAPVASPQYAPAGGGRGRGPNTKGLLIAAIAVVAVVAIGIGAAMLFGRDDDKGGDTEAAAKPSRAESVKPSEKPSKKPAKEKDKLPETDAKALKLEGGTTTASDIAGAKAAGGVYVSGFDKVGAQVTWTVDGIPKAGSYSLRVNYGVPGKDSNATILVNGDKQTRPLSMKNFAHAKEGDWENGWTNTWAVVQLTKGTNTITLSCDQSNLCGSTGANIDQMWLVEGVKG, from the coding sequence ATGACGCCCGGCAATAACGGCGAGAACACGCCGAGCGCGCCGCAGGGCGACGACGATCCGTTCGGCTACCTGTACGAGGACGGACAGGCGGCCGGGGCGACCCCGCCGGGCGGTGGCGGCGGCTACGGCTACCCGGGTCCCCGGTCCTACAACCAGGTGAGAGCGGTCGGCGACCGGCGCCCCTCGTACGGACAGGCCCAGGCCACGCAGCCGTACGGCCAGCAGGTCCCGCAGCAGCAGGCCCAGCAGCCCTACGGCCGGCCGAACCCGCACTACACCGCGCCCGAGGCGCAGCCCGGCGGCGCGCCCGTCGCCTCGCCGCAGTACGCACCGGCGGGCGGTGGCCGGGGCCGGGGCCCCAACACCAAGGGCCTGCTGATCGCCGCGATCGCGGTGGTGGCCGTCGTCGCCATCGGCATCGGCGCCGCCATGCTGTTCGGCCGCGACGACGACAAGGGCGGCGACACGGAGGCGGCCGCCAAGCCGTCGCGGGCCGAGTCCGTCAAGCCCAGCGAGAAGCCGTCGAAGAAGCCCGCCAAGGAGAAGGACAAGCTGCCCGAGACGGACGCGAAGGCGCTGAAGCTGGAGGGCGGCACGACGACGGCCTCCGACATCGCCGGCGCCAAGGCCGCGGGCGGCGTCTACGTGTCGGGCTTCGACAAGGTCGGCGCCCAGGTGACGTGGACCGTCGACGGCATCCCGAAGGCCGGCTCGTACAGCCTGCGCGTGAACTACGGCGTGCCCGGCAAGGACTCCAACGCCACGATCCTCGTCAACGGCGACAAGCAGACCCGGCCCCTGAGCATGAAGAACTTCGCCCACGCCAAGGAAGGCGACTGGGAGAACGGCTGGACCAACACCTGGGCGGTGGTCCAGCTCACCAAGGGCACCAACACCATCACGCTCTCCTGCGACCAGAGCAATCTATGCGGGTCGACCGGGGCGAACATCGACCAGATGTGGCTCGTGGAGGGCGTCAAGGGCTAG
- the cdgB gene encoding diguanylate cyclase CdgB, with the protein METESEPYVRLATLRQLHQVVAELNTARSLADTLQTVADGVVNGLGYELACVNLVRPDGDLVVAAFAGNSSAEALITGRVGSRDAWDRRLAMGEAWGALRFISYAEGWVLDDDDVPQWYTEGPEPRFEDEWHPADRLFAPMYATGAAGGELLGVISVDRPRNGRRPGAWGREALQMYAFQAAIAISNARLRANMQRALVRLEREQQALRASEESFRQAFEYAPSGMAIAEMGGDQHGRILRTNDALCRLLGRPASAMRRYSFSDLVHPEDIGTLLRTSAEGGRAELRLARRDGTYVWVSLRNSVVADAADGPRFLLTHVEDIEERKRRELQLAHRASHDSLTGLPNSAELRARLSARLCRRPHAGRPSAVDSLDAAYEHGFDFGHASLQQEEGFDHHVHTVAPEGRDGDVDDGTKGLAVLFCDLDGFKSINDRFGHHTGDAVLIEVARRLTSGVRDGDTVARLGGDEFVVLADGLGRADAQDLAVRLRNAIIPPIRVDGRAVRVGASFGIGWAHCGMSADEVLHSADQRMYVEKRSRAKQQRRAG; encoded by the coding sequence ATGGAGACCGAGTCGGAGCCGTACGTCCGTCTTGCGACCCTGCGGCAGCTGCACCAGGTGGTGGCGGAGCTGAACACGGCCCGGAGCCTGGCGGACACGCTGCAGACCGTCGCCGACGGCGTCGTCAACGGCCTTGGCTACGAGCTGGCGTGCGTCAATCTCGTGCGCCCGGACGGCGACCTCGTCGTCGCCGCCTTCGCGGGCAACTCCTCCGCCGAGGCCCTCATCACCGGACGCGTCGGCTCCCGCGACGCCTGGGACCGCCGCCTCGCGATGGGCGAGGCATGGGGTGCCCTGCGCTTCATCTCGTACGCCGAGGGCTGGGTCCTCGACGACGACGACGTCCCGCAGTGGTACACCGAGGGCCCCGAGCCCCGCTTCGAGGACGAGTGGCACCCCGCCGACCGCCTCTTCGCCCCCATGTACGCGACCGGGGCCGCAGGCGGCGAACTGCTCGGCGTGATCTCCGTGGACCGCCCCCGCAACGGCCGCAGACCCGGCGCCTGGGGCCGCGAAGCCCTCCAGATGTACGCCTTCCAGGCCGCCATCGCGATCAGCAACGCCCGGTTGCGCGCCAACATGCAGCGCGCCCTGGTCCGCCTGGAGCGCGAGCAGCAGGCGCTGCGGGCCAGCGAGGAGTCCTTCCGGCAGGCCTTCGAGTACGCGCCGTCCGGCATGGCCATCGCCGAGATGGGCGGCGACCAGCACGGCCGGATCCTGCGCACGAACGACGCGCTCTGCCGGCTGCTCGGGCGCCCCGCATCCGCCATGCGTCGCTACTCCTTCTCCGACCTCGTCCACCCCGAGGACATCGGCACGCTTCTGCGCACCTCCGCCGAGGGCGGGCGGGCCGAGCTGCGGCTCGCGCGGCGCGACGGGACGTACGTATGGGTGTCGCTGCGCAACTCCGTGGTCGCCGACGCCGCCGACGGGCCCCGCTTCCTGCTCACGCACGTCGAGGACATCGAGGAGCGCAAGCGCCGCGAGCTCCAGCTCGCCCACCGGGCCTCGCACGACTCCCTCACCGGACTGCCGAACTCCGCCGAGCTGCGGGCCCGGCTCAGCGCGCGCCTGTGCCGCAGGCCGCACGCGGGCAGGCCCAGCGCCGTGGACTCCCTCGACGCCGCCTACGAACACGGCTTCGACTTCGGGCACGCCTCGCTCCAGCAGGAGGAGGGCTTCGACCACCACGTCCACACCGTCGCGCCCGAGGGGCGTGACGGGGACGTGGACGACGGCACGAAGGGGCTCGCGGTCCTCTTCTGCGACCTCGACGGCTTCAAGTCCATCAACGACCGGTTCGGCCACCACACCGGCGACGCCGTCCTCATCGAGGTCGCGAGGCGCCTCACCAGCGGCGTACGGGACGGGGACACGGTGGCCCGGCTCGGCGGCGACGAGTTCGTCGTCCTCGCCGACGGCCTCGGCCGCGCCGACGCCCAGGACCTCGCGGTCCGGCTGCGGAACGCGATCATCCCGCCGATCCGCGTCGACGGCAGGGCGGTCCGCGTGGGGGCCAGTTTCGGCATCGGCTGGGCGCACTGCGGGATGTCGGCGGACGAAGTGTTGCACTCCGCCGACCAGCGGATGTACGTGGAGAAACGGTCCCGTGCCAAGCAGCAGCGGCGGGCGGGCTGA
- a CDS encoding flavin reductase family protein, translating to MSRLAAGVVLVTAREAGLDPDDANAPAGEDVGMTATAFLSVSLDPPLVMVSLREGSRMDDLLAEQPMWAVSVLSESQRHIAGRFAMKGRISDRLLFEDIPYTRGAESGAPLIGGALSTLECRTEQTVTAGDHTLVIGRVLTASLPSAEGGPLLYFRGRYRQLG from the coding sequence ATGTCCCGTCTTGCGGCGGGCGTGGTCCTGGTGACGGCGCGCGAGGCGGGCCTGGACCCCGACGACGCGAACGCCCCGGCGGGCGAGGACGTGGGCATGACGGCCACGGCCTTCCTCTCCGTCTCGCTGGATCCGCCCCTGGTCATGGTGAGCCTGCGCGAGGGCTCCCGGATGGACGACCTGCTCGCCGAGCAGCCGATGTGGGCGGTGTCGGTGCTCTCCGAGAGCCAGCGCCACATCGCGGGCCGCTTCGCGATGAAGGGCCGGATCAGCGACAGGCTGCTCTTCGAGGACATCCCGTACACGCGGGGCGCGGAGTCCGGCGCCCCGCTGATCGGCGGCGCGCTGTCGACGCTGGAGTGCCGTACGGAGCAGACGGTGACGGCGGGCGACCACACGCTGGTGATCGGCCGCGTGCTGACTGCGTCGCTGCCCAGCGCGGAGGGGGGCCCACTCCTGTACTTCCGGGGCCGCTACCGCCAGCTGGGCTAG
- the arfB gene encoding alternative ribosome rescue aminoacyl-tRNA hydrolase ArfB, which produces MGDMSGPYVIRGSVSLPEAELMWRFSRSSGPGGQHVNTSDSQVELRFDLANTGALPEVWKTRALERLGSRLVDGVLSVRASEHRSQWRNREMAATRLAALLAEATAPPPKPRRATRIPRGINERRLRNKKQRSETKRGRSGQGWA; this is translated from the coding sequence ATGGGGGACATGTCCGGTCCCTATGTCATCCGCGGTTCCGTCTCCCTGCCCGAGGCCGAGCTGATGTGGCGCTTCTCGCGGTCGTCCGGGCCGGGTGGGCAGCACGTCAACACCAGCGACTCCCAGGTGGAGCTGCGCTTCGACCTCGCGAACACCGGCGCGCTGCCCGAGGTGTGGAAGACGCGGGCCCTGGAGCGGCTCGGGTCCCGGCTCGTCGACGGTGTGCTCAGCGTGCGGGCCAGCGAGCACCGTTCGCAGTGGCGCAACAGGGAGATGGCCGCCACCCGGCTGGCCGCCCTGCTCGCCGAGGCCACCGCCCCGCCGCCGAAGCCGCGTCGCGCCACCAGGATCCCTCGCGGGATCAATGAGCGCAGGCTGCGGAACAAGAAGCAGCGGAGTGAGACCAAGCGGGGGCGCTCCGGGCAGGGCTGGGCCTGA
- a CDS encoding TerD family protein — MAVSLSKGGNVSLTKEAPGLTAVTVGLGWDVRTTTGTDFDLDASAIAVNTQGKVFSDQHFVFFNNKATPDQTIVHTGDNVTGQGEGDDEQINVNLAGLPADIEKIVFPVSIYDAENRSQNFGQVRNAFIRIINQAGGTEIARYDLSEDAATETAMVFGELYRNGAEWKFRAVGQGYASGLVGIAQDFGVNV, encoded by the coding sequence ATGGCAGTAAGCCTGTCCAAGGGTGGCAACGTCTCGCTCACCAAGGAGGCTCCGGGCCTGACCGCCGTCACCGTGGGGCTCGGCTGGGACGTCCGCACCACCACCGGTACCGACTTCGACCTGGACGCCTCCGCCATCGCGGTGAACACCCAGGGCAAGGTCTTCTCCGACCAGCACTTCGTCTTCTTCAACAACAAGGCGACGCCGGACCAGACCATCGTCCACACCGGCGACAACGTCACGGGCCAGGGCGAGGGCGACGACGAGCAGATCAACGTCAACCTCGCGGGTCTGCCGGCCGACATCGAGAAGATCGTTTTCCCGGTCTCGATCTACGACGCCGAGAACCGCTCGCAGAACTTCGGCCAGGTGCGGAACGCCTTCATCCGCATCATCAACCAGGCCGGTGGCACCGAGATCGCGCGTTACGACCTCTCCGAGGACGCCGCCACCGAGACCGCCATGGTCTTCGGCGAGCTGTACCGCAACGGCGCGGAGTGGAAGTTCCGCGCGGTCGGCCAGGGCTACGCCTCGGGCCTGGTCGGCATCGCCCAGGACTTCGGCGTCAACGTCTAG